The following coding sequences are from one Thermostaphylospora chromogena window:
- a CDS encoding trypsin-like serine peptidase, giving the protein MKRILIPASGAALATGLLAAGLAGTAEAAPKWASDNLAATPAEAYSVAEFWLKANAAALKSAKEYTGITETKNVPKLISGGTPDVDGKAGQINPTGTEKKTSKSKNVNLPRTIGKVFFETAKGDLSWCSATSIHSNHRNLVATAGHCVYDTQANGDVMKNWVFVPGYYQGKAPWGIYVGKQAFTHYDFDVYEDFDRDYAFVTVYNGFSFGDKQEVSKEEYDKWTGDKWVEKVEISEEEYKKCVLNLGECWAEGENTRPQQVGPDYPGAVLERVEVTEQQYNRAPVGKGNGHKLGEPVTEMVTQKEWRKYRGPGKKWVDRRGNYYITHYYVQRWVKPGTAKKFFTAKYFIGKVVDRGRLGDNVGGQGFTWNQKVGQPVFVFGYPAGAHPDGNKAYTGVTPKWCYSKKPSDRVFKAPEFKVEEHVAIKCAMTPGVSGGPWLVKYKNATRLGYVNGVASLVGDQDKNGRYDLLTSPYFDGETASVYNKAAATWSGSIVGKNGEILK; this is encoded by the coding sequence TTGAAGCGCATCCTCATTCCGGCCAGTGGCGCCGCTCTCGCCACCGGTCTGCTGGCTGCCGGCCTGGCCGGCACCGCCGAGGCCGCTCCCAAGTGGGCCTCCGACAACCTGGCCGCCACCCCCGCCGAGGCCTACTCCGTCGCGGAGTTCTGGCTGAAGGCGAACGCGGCTGCGTTGAAGTCGGCCAAGGAGTACACCGGTATCACGGAGACCAAGAACGTTCCCAAGCTGATCTCCGGTGGCACCCCGGACGTCGACGGTAAGGCCGGCCAGATCAACCCCACCGGCACCGAGAAGAAGACCAGCAAGAGCAAGAACGTCAACCTGCCGCGCACCATCGGCAAGGTCTTCTTCGAGACCGCCAAGGGTGACCTGTCCTGGTGCTCCGCCACCTCGATTCACTCGAACCACCGCAACCTGGTTGCGACCGCTGGCCACTGTGTCTACGACACCCAGGCCAACGGGGATGTCATGAAGAACTGGGTCTTCGTCCCGGGTTACTACCAGGGCAAGGCCCCGTGGGGCATCTACGTGGGTAAGCAGGCCTTCACCCACTACGACTTCGACGTGTACGAGGACTTCGACCGCGACTACGCTTTCGTCACGGTCTACAACGGCTTCTCCTTCGGGGACAAGCAGGAAGTCTCCAAGGAGGAGTACGACAAGTGGACCGGCGACAAGTGGGTCGAGAAGGTCGAGATCTCCGAGGAGGAGTACAAGAAGTGCGTGCTCAACCTCGGTGAGTGCTGGGCGGAGGGCGAGAACACCCGTCCGCAGCAGGTCGGGCCCGACTACCCGGGCGCGGTCCTGGAGCGGGTCGAGGTCACGGAGCAGCAGTACAACCGCGCTCCTGTCGGTAAGGGCAACGGGCACAAGCTCGGCGAGCCCGTCACCGAGATGGTGACCCAGAAGGAGTGGCGGAAGTACCGTGGCCCCGGCAAGAAGTGGGTCGACCGTCGCGGCAACTACTACATCACCCACTACTACGTGCAGCGGTGGGTGAAGCCGGGCACCGCCAAGAAGTTCTTCACCGCGAAGTACTTCATCGGCAAGGTCGTCGACCGTGGTCGCCTCGGTGACAACGTCGGCGGCCAGGGCTTCACGTGGAACCAGAAGGTGGGCCAGCCGGTCTTCGTGTTCGGCTACCCGGCCGGTGCTCACCCGGACGGCAACAAGGCCTACACTGGCGTCACGCCGAAGTGGTGCTACAGCAAGAAGCCGAGCGACCGGGTCTTCAAGGCTCCGGAGTTCAAGGTTGAGGAGCACGTGGCGATCAAGTGCGCGATGACGCCGGGTGTCAGCGGTGGCCCCTGGCTCGTCAAGTACAAGAACGCCACGCGTCTCGGCTACGTGAACGGTGTTGCCAGCCTCGTCGGCGACCAGGACAAGAACGGCCGTTACGACCTGCTGACCTCGCCGTACTTCGACGGTGAGACCGCCAGCGTCTACAACAAGGCCGCCGCGACCTGGTCCGGCTCGATCGTCGGCAAGAACGGCGAGATCCTCAAGTAG
- a CDS encoding trypsin-like serine peptidase, translating into MNTRAKRLALPLAGAVAASGMIAASFTTSAQAAPKPASETLVKDAATAYSVAKFWLEANGAALKKAKEYNWDAKDVTKLVRGDMNSGGTDDGKAGKVDPTGSNKGPSGKVKNINLPRTIGKVFFVDSKGQYRWCSGTSIQARHRNLVATAGHCVYDLDGNKHVMDKWVFVPGYHQGKAPWGVYVGQQAFTHYNLSAYEDYDHDYAFVAVSNGIAFAGSKEVSFEEYQKWQGDKWIKPVEISREEYGKCLLNLGHCWAEGKDTKAELVGPDYPGAVLQRKEVSKQQYDRAKTGKGNGNKLGEPVTEPVTRSEWLKIKSSPGFKGRAWADKRGNYYITRYYVQEWVKPGSVRKYYRDTFHVALAKDLGALGNVVGGQGLAWNQKVNQKVFVFGYPADAHPDGDKPYSGLTAKHCYGTTASKVYKVDAFKVAAHIALKCSMTGGADGSPWLIKYSNAKRLGLLNGVTSLFHDQDGNNRVDYSSSPYFDGETYAIYDKASYVQPLKLVGPQGEVRS; encoded by the coding sequence GTGAATACCCGAGCGAAGCGTCTGGCGCTTCCCCTCGCCGGCGCGGTGGCCGCGAGCGGCATGATCGCCGCTTCCTTCACCACCTCCGCCCAGGCAGCGCCCAAGCCCGCAAGTGAAACCCTCGTCAAGGACGCCGCCACCGCCTACTCGGTGGCCAAGTTCTGGCTCGAAGCCAACGGCGCGGCCCTGAAGAAGGCCAAGGAATACAACTGGGACGCCAAGGACGTCACCAAGCTGGTCCGCGGCGACATGAACAGCGGCGGCACCGACGACGGCAAGGCCGGAAAGGTCGACCCCACCGGCAGCAACAAGGGCCCTTCCGGCAAGGTGAAGAACATCAACCTGCCGCGGACCATCGGCAAGGTGTTCTTCGTCGACAGCAAGGGCCAGTACCGCTGGTGCTCCGGCACCTCCATCCAGGCCCGGCACCGCAACCTGGTCGCGACGGCCGGACACTGCGTCTATGACCTCGACGGCAACAAGCACGTCATGGACAAGTGGGTCTTCGTGCCCGGCTACCACCAGGGCAAGGCGCCCTGGGGCGTCTACGTCGGCCAGCAGGCGTTCACCCACTACAACCTCTCGGCCTACGAGGACTACGACCACGACTACGCCTTCGTGGCGGTCTCCAACGGCATCGCCTTCGCCGGTTCCAAGGAGGTCTCCTTCGAGGAGTACCAGAAGTGGCAGGGCGACAAGTGGATCAAGCCGGTCGAGATCAGCCGCGAGGAGTACGGCAAGTGCCTGCTCAACCTCGGCCACTGCTGGGCCGAGGGCAAGGACACCAAGGCCGAGCTGGTCGGTCCCGACTACCCGGGTGCGGTCCTGCAGCGCAAGGAGGTCTCCAAGCAGCAGTACGACCGCGCCAAGACCGGCAAGGGCAACGGCAACAAGCTCGGCGAGCCCGTAACCGAGCCGGTGACCAGGTCCGAGTGGCTGAAGATCAAGAGCAGCCCCGGCTTCAAGGGCAGGGCCTGGGCCGACAAGCGCGGTAACTACTACATCACCCGCTACTACGTGCAGGAGTGGGTCAAGCCCGGCTCGGTGCGGAAGTACTACCGGGACACCTTCCACGTCGCCCTCGCCAAGGACCTCGGCGCGCTGGGCAACGTGGTGGGCGGCCAGGGTCTGGCCTGGAACCAGAAGGTCAACCAGAAGGTGTTCGTCTTCGGCTACCCGGCCGACGCCCACCCCGACGGTGACAAGCCCTACAGCGGCCTGACGGCGAAGCACTGCTACGGCACGACCGCGTCCAAGGTCTACAAGGTGGACGCCTTCAAGGTCGCCGCCCACATCGCGCTGAAGTGCTCGATGACCGGCGGCGCCGACGGCTCCCCCTGGCTGATCAAGTACAGCAACGCCAAGCGGTTGGGCCTGCTGAACGGCGTCACCAGCCTCTTCCACGACCAGGACGGCAACAACCGCGTGGACTACAGCAGCTCGCCGTACTTCGACGGTGAGACCTACGCCATCTACGACAAGGCCAGCTACGTGCAGCCGCTCAAGCTCGTCGGCCCCCAGGGCGAAGTGCGGAGCTGA
- a CDS encoding NAD(P)-dependent malic enzyme, with product MAISPSSTASTGDAIDTDPAFALHRGGKLEVRSTVPVRDADDLSLAYTPGVARVCTAIADTPELVKDYTWVSRVVAVVSDGTAVLGLGDIGPSAAMPVMEGKALLFKEFAGVDAVPICLDCTDVDELVETVVRLAPSFGGINLEDISAPRCFEVEDRLRERLDIPVFHDDQHGTAIVVLAALRNAARLTGRSLGDLRAVVAGAGASGVAVTRILQSAGIGDIAVSDSKGVIYPGREGLNPVKRALAEETNRARLTGSTEEALAGADVFIGLSGSTIAEEALASMADDAIVFALSNPTPEVHPDVARRHARVVATGRSDFPNQINNVLAFPGVFRGALDVRARTITEGMKTAAAMALADVVGDRLCADYVIPSPFDPRVAPAVSAAVAARAREEGVARA from the coding sequence GTGGCAATATCGCCATCATCCACCGCGTCGACCGGGGACGCCATCGACACCGATCCAGCGTTCGCCCTCCATCGTGGCGGGAAGCTGGAGGTCCGCTCGACCGTCCCGGTTCGCGACGCCGATGACCTCTCCCTGGCCTACACCCCCGGTGTGGCCAGGGTGTGCACGGCCATCGCGGACACGCCGGAGCTGGTCAAGGACTACACCTGGGTCTCCCGGGTGGTGGCCGTCGTCTCCGACGGCACCGCCGTGCTGGGGCTCGGCGACATCGGTCCGTCGGCCGCCATGCCCGTCATGGAGGGCAAGGCGCTGCTGTTCAAGGAGTTCGCCGGCGTCGACGCCGTGCCGATCTGCCTGGACTGCACGGACGTCGACGAGCTGGTCGAGACCGTGGTACGGCTCGCGCCGTCGTTCGGCGGGATCAACCTGGAGGACATCAGCGCACCGCGCTGCTTCGAGGTCGAGGACCGGCTGCGTGAGCGGCTGGACATCCCGGTCTTCCACGACGACCAGCACGGCACGGCCATCGTCGTGCTCGCCGCGCTGCGTAACGCCGCGCGTCTCACCGGTCGCTCCCTGGGCGACCTGCGGGCCGTGGTGGCCGGTGCGGGCGCCTCCGGCGTGGCGGTCACCCGTATCCTGCAGAGCGCCGGCATCGGCGACATCGCGGTCTCCGACTCCAAAGGCGTGATCTATCCCGGCCGTGAAGGGCTGAATCCCGTGAAGCGCGCCCTCGCCGAGGAGACCAACCGGGCCCGCCTCACCGGCTCCACCGAGGAGGCGCTGGCCGGGGCGGACGTGTTCATCGGCCTGTCCGGCTCGACGATCGCCGAGGAGGCTCTGGCGTCGATGGCGGACGACGCGATCGTCTTCGCGCTGTCCAACCCGACCCCCGAGGTGCATCCGGACGTCGCCCGGCGGCACGCTCGCGTGGTCGCCACCGGCCGCTCGGACTTCCCCAACCAGATCAACAACGTGCTGGCCTTCCCCGGGGTGTTCCGCGGCGCACTGGACGTGCGGGCACGCACCATCACCGAGGGGATGAAGACCGCGGCGGCGATGGCGCTGGCCGATGTCGTCGGCGACCGGCTCTGCGCCGACTATGTGATCCCCAGCCCGTTCGATCCCCGTGTCGCGCCCGCGGTCAGCGCGGCGGTGGCCGCCCGCGCCCGTGAGGAGGGCGTGGCCCGGGCCTGA
- a CDS encoding ABC transporter substrate-binding protein, whose protein sequence is MGAVALASALILTACGSSEEEPTQAQASASGGVQLVNSGKLTTCTNVPYEPFQFNQGDKVVGFDVDIVDLVAKKLGVTQSIVDIDFAAIKSGAALNSRRCDLAAAGMTITEERKQNLDFSIPYFDATQALMAKKGSGITSLEDVRTKNLRLGAQASTTGLDYVTKQGFQPIEFADSSKELLGLQTGRVDVIVQDLPVVLTWLKRENVGSEYEMVATLDTGEQYGIGMKKGNTALKKVVDETIQAAMDDGTYDAIYEKWFGTPPPTRDDSSPSETPAETPAGS, encoded by the coding sequence ATGGGAGCCGTCGCGCTGGCCTCCGCCCTGATCCTGACCGCCTGCGGCTCCTCGGAGGAGGAACCGACGCAGGCCCAGGCCAGCGCCTCCGGCGGAGTGCAGCTGGTCAACAGCGGCAAGCTCACCACCTGCACGAACGTCCCTTACGAGCCCTTCCAGTTCAACCAGGGCGACAAGGTCGTCGGCTTCGACGTGGACATCGTCGACCTGGTGGCGAAGAAGCTCGGCGTGACCCAGAGCATCGTGGACATCGACTTCGCCGCCATCAAGAGCGGCGCGGCCCTGAACTCCCGCCGCTGCGACCTGGCCGCCGCCGGGATGACCATCACCGAGGAACGCAAGCAGAACCTCGACTTCTCCATCCCCTACTTCGACGCCACCCAGGCGCTGATGGCGAAGAAGGGCAGCGGGATCACCTCTCTGGAAGACGTGCGGACCAAGAACCTGCGTCTGGGGGCCCAGGCGTCCACCACCGGCCTGGACTACGTCACCAAGCAGGGGTTCCAGCCCATCGAGTTCGCCGACTCCTCCAAGGAGCTGCTCGGCCTGCAGACCGGCCGGGTGGATGTGATCGTGCAGGACCTGCCCGTCGTGCTCACCTGGCTCAAGCGGGAGAACGTCGGCTCCGAGTACGAGATGGTGGCCACCCTCGACACCGGTGAGCAGTACGGCATCGGCATGAAGAAGGGCAACACGGCGCTGAAGAAGGTCGTGGACGAGACCATCCAGGCCGCGATGGACGACGGCACCTACGACGCCATCTACGAGAAGTGGTTCGGCACGCCGCCGCCGACCCGCGACGACTCCAGCCCGTCCGAGACCCCGGCCGAGACACCGGCCGGGTCGTGA